The window aattctTTATATAGAATATGATGTATGTGTGGATGGTTTTGTAGTAACTTGTAGATCGAGTGATGGGATGGAGCAATCTCAATTCATATTCAACCTGACCCACAAGCAGAGGCATCTGCCATTTGCTAAGAACCCATGTTTGTCCAAAAAATGATATTACTGGCAGGTTAGGATGATATTACTAATCCTTTTAAGGAAGCATGCAAGTAGGTATTAGGAATTGCGATCAGTCAAGCAAAGTTGATGCTTGTCCAAAAAATGGTATTTAAGGAAAGCAAGAATTTTGCCTTTGTGAAGTGTAGAAGATCTAGACTAGGATAGTCATTGAAGTCAATCTAGAACAATATTGTGTATGAAGAAAAGCTTGAAGATAGCTAAGAGGAGAGCTGCCAGAAGGTTAGTGAATTTTCTTTAGAAGAGCCTCAAGAGCTGAGTGCTGCCAAAAGAAAGATTTCGGTTACTTACACTTCTGATTTTAGATACTGATGTTTGGGCACCTACTATGTTCCTACAATTCTGTTTGTGTTTGCTTCACGTCCATCCCTTTGGAACATCCTTGCCATGCCAAAATCTGATATCTTAGGATTTAAGTCTTTGTCAAGTAAAATGTTACTAGCTTTTAAATCATGGTGAATGATGGTTAGCCTTGAATATTCTTGCAGGTATAGAAGTCCTTGAATTATTCCTTCAATGATGTGAGCACGCTTTGTCCAATCAAGCTGCAAACATTTCACTGGATCTGCAATGAATTAAGGGAAAATATAGGTTGtgtatttatctatttattacTATATATTCTGTTATAGTGGAACATAGAGCAATACCAAAGAGGTAAGAATCCAAGCTTCCATTTGGAAGGTACTCATAGATGAGCATCTTTTCCTCTCTTTCCACGCAAAATCCCATCACCTTAACCAAGTTTACATGCTGAAGGTTTGCAGTGAGCATAACTTCATTCTTAAACTCCTCGAATCCTTGGCTTGAAGCTTTTGAAAGTCTTTTTACTGCTATTTCCTGTCCTGTTTTTCGTTTACCCTGCAGAAATAGAGTAGGTAATATCACTTGTTGGCTTGTTGCTATCCACCTCTCTTAGGAGGAAGACACCGACTTGATTAATTTTAAACGAAAACTACTACTCCATTCGTTTGAAAGTTACATATGATTTTATGATGTAAACATAAGGTTGTTATATTTCATAGAACCATATTCCTTTTTAAAAGTTATAGATGTGAAATTATATGCCGTCTTTTATCTCATATCTGGGATCATGTAATAATCAGTTCCGGACAAATCgatcatatatatttttaaaattcttctACGATTATGAGAATGGATATAATATATGTAATCCTAGATCTAGCAGGAAATACCTGGTAGACTGGTCCATACCCACCCTCTCCAAGCTTTTTGTAACACGAAAAATTCTCTGGCTGCACTAATATCCTCAAATCTGAATACTTTCAGTTCTGGTGAATCATATCTAAAGCTTCTATCATTTCCTGTCACAGACCCTATGAATACATACATCATCGAAATGGAAACTAGAAGTATGGTGACATTCTCAGTATGGTTATAATGAGGTAATTTCATTTTTGCTAAACATACATTTCTCTCTGTCTAGACTACTATGTTTCGTGCATTAATAAAATACTTACCGGTATAGACACGCAAATTGGCTCTGGAAAAATAGCTTATTAAGTTGAGACTGGAAATGACAACCAGGGGAACCAGAATCTTTAACAATACTAGTCCGTTTTTACCGAGTTGATTTCCACCTGAAATTTTAGCTGACAAATAGAAATATTTCTATCATAATCTTAGTCACTGCACACCAATATAcgtctaaatttaaatatcgtATTAAAAGTGTTCTATATAATGTGTAGagtattattctgttgaatCCGTTCTACTGAATTTGCTATAGTTTATATTTTCTAAAGCGAAATCTTTTGGTAttatttgctaataaaatatatGCAACACTTTAACCATCAAttgcaacatt of the Amaranthus tricolor cultivar Red isolate AtriRed21 chromosome 6, ASM2621246v1, whole genome shotgun sequence genome contains:
- the LOC130815632 gene encoding cysteine-rich receptor-like protein kinase 10; translation: MNYGEISAAKISGGNQLGKNGLVLLKILVPLVVISSLNLISYFSRANLRVYTGSVTGNDRSFRYDSPELKVFRFEDISAAREFFVLQKAWRGWGKRKTGQEIAVKRLSKASSQGFEEFKNEVMLTANLQHVNLVKVMGFCVEREEKMLIYEYLPNGSLDSYLFDPVKCLQLDWTKRAHIIEGIIQGLLYLQEYSRLTIIHHDLKASNILLDKDLNPKISDFGMARMFQRDGREANTNRIVGTYGYVPPEYVKQGLYSRKFDVYSFGVLLLQVISSKRNDDVYGANDFNLLEYAYELWIGAHGMEFVDPSLDDSSSKYKLLSCMQISLLCVQEKQEDRPSMLEISSMFKNEVKPSMFPKRPAFSRKPDEDATLTPCSQHYVYSNNDSIVSELEPR